The following are from one region of the Ignavibacteriota bacterium genome:
- a CDS encoding SDR family oxidoreductase: MDKEANKKFWALILGASSGFGGATAMKLAEDGYNIIGIHLDRQATMPNVEKIISHIKSNEREARFYNVNAADQFKRTEIISELKSQLGGEGAIKIIMHSLAFGTLKSFVPRNDEQPITHSQMEMTLDVMAHSLVYWVQEVYMANLLAKKGRIFAMTSSGSHTAIPYYGAVSAAKAALESHVRQLAIELGHMETGVTAIMAGVTDTPALRKIPGNDAMIKVAEVKNPRGRLTTPEDVAKVISLLSRDGGEWISGGMINADGGEDIVSYTGKTIN; the protein is encoded by the coding sequence ATGGATAAAGAAGCAAACAAAAAATTCTGGGCGCTTATTTTAGGTGCATCCTCTGGATTTGGCGGCGCTACTGCAATGAAACTTGCTGAGGATGGATATAATATTATTGGCATTCATCTCGATCGACAAGCTACAATGCCGAATGTCGAAAAGATCATTAGTCATATCAAATCTAATGAAAGAGAAGCACGGTTTTATAATGTAAATGCAGCAGATCAGTTTAAACGAACAGAAATAATTTCTGAATTAAAATCGCAGCTTGGCGGTGAAGGCGCAATAAAAATTATTATGCATTCATTAGCATTCGGTACTTTGAAAAGTTTCGTCCCGCGAAATGATGAGCAGCCAATAACACACTCCCAGATGGAAATGACACTCGATGTAATGGCACATTCTCTGGTTTATTGGGTGCAGGAAGTCTATATGGCAAATCTTCTGGCAAAAAAAGGAAGAATTTTTGCGATGACAAGTTCAGGAAGTCACACCGCGATTCCTTATTATGGTGCTGTCTCTGCTGCTAAAGCCGCTTTAGAGTCACACGTACGACAGCTTGCAATCGAACTTGGGCATATGGAAACAGGTGTGACAGCAATAATGGCAGGTGTAACCGATACTCCGGCATTACGAAAAATTCCTGGAAATGATGCAATGATTAAAGTTGCTGAAGTTAAAAATCCCAGAGGAAGATTAACGACTCCAGAAGATGTAGCAAAAGTTATTTCGCTGTTAAGCAGAGACGGAGGCGAATGGATAAGCGGTGGAATGATAAATGCCGATGGTGGTGAAGATATTGTCAGTTACACAGGGAAAACCATCAATTAA
- the trxA gene encoding thioredoxin, whose protein sequence is MKPVEITDENFETEVIKSDKPVLIDFWAVWCGPCKLIAPIVEELAAEYDGKVKIGKLDVDSNQQTSIKFGVRSIPTLLLFKNGNLKDTIIGAVPKSKIVEKLNAAL, encoded by the coding sequence ATGAAACCAGTTGAAATCACAGATGAAAATTTTGAAACAGAAGTAATCAAATCAGATAAACCAGTTCTAATCGATTTTTGGGCTGTATGGTGCGGACCATGTAAACTTATTGCACCAATCGTTGAAGAATTAGCTGCAGAATACGATGGCAAAGTTAAAATTGGTAAGCTTGATGTTGATTCAAATCAGCAAACCTCAATAAAATTTGGTGTACGTAGTATCCCAACACTTCTTCTTTTTAAAAATGGAAATTTAAAAGACACAATTATTGGTGCAGTTCCAAAGAGCAAGATAGTTGAAAAATTAAACGCTGCGCTTTAA
- a CDS encoding phosphoglycerate dehydrogenase — protein MKKILISDSVDDKCISILKSAGFEVDYKTDLSKEELANTISDYNALIVRSSTQVKPDLIEQMQNMELIGRAGAGVDNIDVKAATRKGILVMNTPGGNTISAAEHTIALMLAAARKIPQANISLQLKKWDRKRFQGTELFGKTLGLIGLGKIGKEVAIRSKAFGMKVISYDPLVTSESIIDFDIQLVSLDKIWSNADFISVHTPLNEKTKNLISYEQISKCKTGVILINCARGGIINESDLLKALKEGKVSAAGLDVFESEPPDFSTGLLQHPSVVSTPHLGASTEEAQQKVAVQIAEQVIDYFKNGSSLGSVNASGLKEITNENLKAFIKLSEKMGKLLSQIRNDSLVRLSIDFYGDIFNSNEKIISNAFLKGFLSEQLDTNVNFINAPVLADDLGIVLEETISTEQHDYLNLIEIKMITTTTEWKISGTVFGNDGLRIVEFNNYPVEFKPDGSILIYRNLDKPGMLSSVSSKLAASNINIAGLSLGRNTEGDYALTIINIDSPLSEEIKNTISEIEGIKDIFSVLI, from the coding sequence ATGAAAAAAATCCTTATCAGCGATTCCGTTGATGATAAATGTATTTCAATTTTGAAATCAGCCGGTTTTGAAGTTGATTATAAAACTGATTTATCTAAAGAAGAATTAGCAAATACAATATCAGATTACAATGCACTGATTGTGCGGAGCTCAACTCAGGTAAAACCAGATTTAATTGAGCAGATGCAGAATATGGAATTAATCGGAAGAGCTGGTGCCGGTGTTGACAATATTGATGTTAAAGCTGCAACCAGAAAAGGTATTCTGGTTATGAATACTCCCGGTGGAAATACGATCTCAGCAGCAGAACATACTATTGCTTTGATGCTTGCTGCTGCAAGAAAAATTCCGCAGGCAAATATTTCTCTTCAGTTAAAAAAATGGGACAGGAAAAGATTTCAGGGAACAGAGCTGTTTGGAAAAACACTTGGCTTAATTGGTTTAGGTAAGATAGGAAAAGAGGTGGCGATAAGGTCAAAAGCATTTGGGATGAAAGTAATTTCATACGATCCATTAGTAACATCTGAATCGATTATTGATTTCGATATTCAACTTGTATCACTGGATAAAATCTGGAGTAATGCTGATTTTATTTCTGTTCATACTCCTCTGAACGAAAAAACAAAAAATCTGATTTCGTATGAACAGATTTCAAAATGCAAAACAGGAGTTATCCTGATAAATTGCGCTCGTGGCGGTATTATAAACGAAAGTGATCTTTTAAAAGCATTGAAGGAAGGTAAAGTATCAGCAGCAGGTTTGGATGTTTTTGAAAGTGAACCACCTGATTTCAGTACCGGATTACTCCAGCATCCATCTGTCGTTTCAACGCCACATCTTGGTGCATCTACTGAAGAAGCGCAACAAAAAGTTGCAGTTCAAATTGCAGAACAGGTAATTGATTATTTCAAAAACGGTTCTTCACTTGGATCTGTTAACGCATCGGGATTGAAAGAAATAACAAATGAAAATCTTAAAGCATTCATCAAACTGTCTGAAAAAATGGGAAAGCTTCTCTCACAAATCAGGAATGATTCTCTGGTAAGACTATCAATCGATTTTTATGGAGATATTTTTAACAGCAATGAAAAAATTATTTCGAATGCTTTTTTAAAAGGATTCCTCAGCGAACAATTAGATACGAATGTTAATTTTATTAATGCACCTGTATTAGCTGATGATCTTGGAATTGTACTTGAAGAAACGATTTCGACTGAACAGCACGATTATTTAAATCTTATCGAGATAAAAATGATAACAACCACTACGGAGTGGAAAATTTCAGGAACTGTATTCGGTAACGATGGACTCAGAATAGTGGAGTTCAATAATTATCCTGTAGAATTCAAACCAGATGGAAGCATTTTAATTTACCGGAATTTGGATAAACCTGGAATGCTTTCATCTGTTAGCAGTAAACTGGCAGCATCAAATATTAACATTGCAGGCTTATCACTCGGAAGAAATACAGAAGGTGACTACGCTTTGACTATTATAAATATTGACAGTCCGTTAAGCGAAGAAATTAAAAATACAATTTCAGAGATAGAAGGCATCAAAGATATATTTTCGGTACTCATTTAG
- a CDS encoding T9SS type A sorting domain-containing protein, translated as MTISIFVLALVFSTAFAQNKNIVKERWIKPSDQSQVGFSQNGYNSPALTPGQELFQTDYDYMTNNSVGPMIALVDLDGDGALDPIMTAMARQNAGTRQVRFSYIAFGAPADNFSAFDETAGTSGSAAYGWGTVQVCNGGTFDGNALMFAHSNSSSWHSVIDLTNLAPVTPYPTTSIAGNFPMFVYLTDGTILVNNTNFVYFSSSDYGVTFDSLFRVGDGDSGFLFSTTNTPSELPIFKSDDGTYISSVGGFDAVFTSGNPDGIYLYRSTDSGASWSGLQAGKGSGANPEYGQVINRTYAAYFTNFAQVNANVSNDGVTHIVLNGYGEGVLQGATDTTNVFPILYWNSNHQDWISVSNPLTDAPTDGFGNQVTGGTTTRLYSGNGIGQAYPNVSTSDDGRVVFVVWQGFEYTGAIGSSAWNVYPGDGSPDTGPIYFTDLYYAVSTDYGQTFSDAAILKGDASVMEQFPYLARRIEFNGDMAKVHYMYMEDAIPGGGIFIGQVAGQNSLSNNTRWLYDSFEFQVLSNDDEILANNFTLEQNYPNPFNPSTKITYSLAERSDVSLKVYDVLGKEVASLVNNTTQEAGKYDVTFDAGKLASGLYIYTLNAGNFTSSKKMMLLK; from the coding sequence ATGACTATCTCAATCTTCGTTTTAGCATTAGTATTTTCAACTGCTTTTGCTCAAAACAAAAATATTGTAAAAGAAAGATGGATTAAGCCCTCTGATCAAAGCCAGGTTGGCTTTTCACAGAATGGTTACAATTCCCCTGCATTAACTCCAGGTCAGGAATTATTCCAAACTGACTACGATTACATGACAAACAATTCGGTTGGTCCTATGATTGCTCTCGTTGACCTTGATGGCGACGGTGCTCTGGACCCAATAATGACGGCTATGGCCAGACAAAATGCTGGAACAAGACAAGTGCGTTTTTCATACATTGCTTTTGGTGCACCAGCGGATAATTTTTCAGCCTTTGATGAAACAGCCGGAACAAGCGGTAGTGCAGCTTACGGTTGGGGAACTGTGCAGGTTTGTAATGGTGGTACATTTGATGGAAATGCTTTGATGTTTGCTCATAGTAATAGCAGTTCATGGCATTCTGTAATTGATTTAACAAATCTTGCACCAGTTACACCATACCCAACAACATCAATTGCAGGTAACTTTCCGATGTTTGTTTATTTGACTGATGGAACCATTTTAGTCAATAATACTAACTTTGTGTATTTTTCTTCGTCGGATTATGGTGTCACCTTCGACTCACTGTTCCGTGTTGGTGATGGAGATTCTGGATTCCTGTTTTCCACTACAAATACTCCTTCAGAACTTCCAATATTTAAATCAGATGATGGAACATATATATCTTCAGTTGGTGGTTTTGATGCTGTTTTCACATCAGGTAATCCTGATGGAATATATTTGTACCGTTCTACTGATAGTGGAGCTTCCTGGAGCGGTTTACAGGCTGGTAAAGGTTCCGGAGCAAATCCAGAATATGGTCAGGTTATCAATAGAACCTACGCTGCATATTTCACAAACTTTGCACAAGTCAATGCAAATGTCAGTAATGATGGTGTAACTCATATCGTATTAAATGGATACGGCGAAGGTGTTCTGCAGGGTGCTACAGACACAACCAACGTATTCCCAATTCTATATTGGAACAGCAATCATCAGGATTGGATTTCAGTTTCTAACCCTCTTACAGATGCTCCAACAGATGGATTTGGAAATCAGGTTACAGGTGGTACAACAACCAGACTTTATTCTGGAAATGGCATCGGTCAGGCTTATCCAAACGTATCTACATCTGATGACGGTCGAGTAGTTTTTGTAGTATGGCAAGGATTTGAATATACCGGTGCAATTGGCAGCAGTGCTTGGAACGTTTATCCTGGTGATGGCAGCCCGGATACCGGTCCTATCTATTTCACAGATTTATATTATGCAGTTTCAACCGATTATGGTCAAACATTTTCAGATGCTGCAATACTTAAAGGTGATGCAAGTGTAATGGAACAGTTTCCATATTTAGCCAGAAGAATTGAATTTAATGGTGATATGGCAAAAGTTCACTATATGTATATGGAAGATGCCATCCCCGGTGGTGGTATATTTATCGGTCAGGTAGCAGGTCAAAATAGTTTATCAAATAATACAAGATGGTTATATGATTCTTTCGAATTCCAGGTTCTTAGCAATGACGATGAAATTTTAGCAAATAATTTCACATTAGAGCAGAACTATCCGAATCCGTTCAATCCAAGCACAAAAATAACTTACTCACTTGCAGAAAGAAGTGATGTCTCATTAAAAGTTTATGACGTTCTTGGTAAAGAAGTTGCCAGCTTGGTAAATAACACAACACAAGAAGCCGGAAAATATGATGTTACATTTGATGCTGGAAAACTTGCATCCGGTCTTTATATTTATACACTAAATGCAGGTAACTTCACTTCATCCAAAAAGATGATGTTGCTCAAGTAA
- a CDS encoding TonB-dependent receptor, translating to MKKLSTNLLATLVFLLLSASMFAQTGVGKMSGKVLDADTKEPLIGANIILLNTNLGAATDIDGNYFILNITPGTYEVKVSYVGYAPKTIQEVRIVANITYELDVELSTDFTLPDIVVVDKKFFEAKSTNTVKVIDSEQISRLPVRGVQGLASLQSGVVTQEGSGGQDGNASINVRGGRGSEVLYIVDGVPQNNLYNRGTVAQVSNVAIDQISFQVGGYEAKYGQAQSGIVNVTTKSGQPDYDLFVDVQSSDLLNTDDFGSNLYSGSLSGPIIPGIPEHTIFLSGERGWYQDADPPAVPMELWTAADGSVMNEPLIMETIPNNPASVWRFSGKLNSRFGDWNVQLSALLNDRIYKNSKGTGPMRQYKNSSQFIEEIEEENASYSMRISQTVSSTTFWNLNLGYRQFELQRYNPFLKGVENQILYGDSLWWANESGMNVTLLGNGRRTRTEDINGVFRPYGYSTGLFQQREDDRIGADFDLTSQLDNHLLEFGFGIEQHTVRGYGNFAYVVAGLDPSQPDYIRFAQNQPFVFGYDVTGIEKTGSDYPSSLDWFADPSIQSHPTMAEFLKPRQPILGYLYLQDRFELQDLVLNLGVRMDYFDIKSHELIDPELPYAGGVDPNKFDIGDFRIKDVEVKFSPRIGIGFPVTEATVFHAQYGTFFQTPELNDMYAGPFDYNQYITMSPQNGFNGGLISEETTQYEVGFRQLLGLNSALNLTAFYKNTKSLVNVEMSQYRRTEGGEVINAIGPQNADFGTIKGFAFSFDVTRLSYFSVSLQYTLSFADGTGSSTSSSQTAVFRNLDNLPPKVIAPLSFDQRHTAIAILDFFVPEGEAGMWELLNVNTIFSYNSGRPYTPVDQWDILGDNGLVADNTGYINSAYAPGSFRIDLKIEKGFPIGNLYITPYVWIENLLDADNIVNVWRSTGDPYTTGWLSDPDAQGTIQQQGEGYVKDYEFLERDPSNFGIPRLIKLGLKLNFGRITF from the coding sequence ATGAAAAAATTATCTACAAATCTTCTGGCAACTTTAGTCTTTCTGCTCTTATCAGCCTCAATGTTTGCTCAAACGGGAGTTGGCAAAATGAGTGGTAAGGTTTTAGACGCAGATACTAAAGAACCTTTGATTGGTGCCAATATAATATTATTGAACACTAATCTTGGTGCTGCCACAGACATCGATGGAAATTATTTTATATTAAATATTACTCCCGGAACCTACGAGGTCAAAGTCAGCTACGTAGGTTATGCACCCAAAACAATTCAGGAAGTAAGAATTGTTGCAAACATTACATATGAATTGGATGTTGAACTGTCAACTGACTTTACTTTGCCAGACATTGTTGTTGTTGATAAAAAATTCTTTGAGGCAAAGTCCACTAATACGGTTAAAGTAATTGATTCAGAACAGATTTCCAGATTACCTGTTCGTGGTGTTCAAGGCTTAGCTTCTCTGCAGTCTGGTGTCGTAACTCAGGAAGGAAGCGGTGGACAGGATGGTAACGCAAGTATAAACGTACGAGGCGGAAGAGGGAGTGAAGTACTTTATATAGTTGATGGTGTTCCTCAGAATAACTTATACAACAGAGGAACAGTTGCCCAGGTCAGTAACGTTGCTATAGACCAGATTTCATTTCAGGTTGGCGGCTACGAAGCTAAATACGGACAAGCGCAGTCAGGTATTGTGAACGTAACAACTAAATCCGGTCAACCGGATTATGACTTGTTTGTCGATGTTCAATCCTCTGACTTATTAAACACAGATGATTTTGGATCCAACTTATATTCAGGTTCTTTAAGCGGTCCTATCATACCAGGTATTCCTGAACATACGATTTTCTTGTCGGGTGAAAGAGGATGGTACCAAGATGCAGATCCTCCTGCTGTTCCGATGGAACTCTGGACTGCTGCAGACGGCTCTGTAATGAATGAACCATTAATAATGGAAACGATTCCCAATAACCCTGCCAGTGTTTGGAGATTCAGTGGTAAGTTAAACTCTCGTTTTGGCGATTGGAATGTTCAATTAAGTGCTTTGCTTAATGACAGAATTTACAAAAACTCCAAGGGTACTGGTCCAATGAGGCAATACAAAAACTCTTCTCAGTTTATTGAAGAAATTGAAGAAGAGAATGCTTCTTACAGTATGAGAATTTCTCAAACAGTAAGCAGTACTACTTTCTGGAATTTAAATTTGGGTTACAGACAATTTGAATTGCAGCGTTACAACCCCTTCTTAAAAGGTGTTGAAAATCAGATACTTTATGGTGATAGCTTGTGGTGGGCTAATGAATCTGGAATGAATGTTACTCTTCTTGGAAATGGAAGAAGAACAAGAACTGAAGACATCAATGGAGTTTTCAGACCTTATGGTTATTCTACCGGCTTATTCCAGCAAAGAGAGGATGACAGAATTGGTGCAGATTTCGATCTTACTTCTCAGCTAGATAATCATCTGCTTGAATTTGGATTTGGAATTGAGCAGCATACAGTCAGAGGTTACGGAAACTTTGCTTATGTAGTTGCAGGATTGGATCCTAGTCAGCCTGACTATATAAGATTCGCTCAGAATCAACCATTCGTCTTTGGTTATGATGTTACAGGGATTGAGAAAACAGGCTCGGATTATCCTTCCTCTTTAGATTGGTTTGCTGACCCCAGCATTCAGTCACATCCAACAATGGCTGAGTTTTTAAAACCAAGACAACCAATACTCGGCTATCTGTATTTGCAGGATCGATTCGAGTTACAGGATTTAGTATTAAATCTTGGTGTTAGAATGGACTATTTTGACATCAAATCTCATGAACTCATTGATCCAGAATTACCTTATGCTGGTGGAGTAGATCCTAATAAATTTGATATTGGGGACTTTAGAATTAAAGACGTAGAAGTTAAATTCTCTCCAAGAATAGGTATAGGATTTCCAGTAACTGAAGCTACAGTATTTCATGCTCAATACGGAACATTCTTCCAGACACCAGAGCTTAATGATATGTATGCTGGTCCGTTTGATTACAACCAGTACATCACAATGTCACCACAGAATGGATTTAATGGAGGCTTGATTAGCGAGGAAACCACTCAGTATGAAGTTGGTTTTAGACAGTTGCTTGGTCTTAATTCTGCATTAAACCTGACTGCCTTCTACAAGAATACAAAATCTCTTGTAAATGTTGAGATGAGTCAGTACCGACGCACAGAAGGTGGTGAAGTTATTAATGCCATTGGACCGCAGAATGCTGATTTTGGAACTATCAAAGGATTCGCATTTTCATTTGATGTTACACGGCTAAGTTACTTCAGTGTGTCACTACAGTATACACTCTCCTTTGCTGATGGAACAGGTTCCTCAACTAGTTCGAGTCAAACAGCAGTATTCAGAAACCTTGACAACCTGCCTCCAAAGGTTATTGCACCATTATCATTTGATCAAAGACATACTGCAATAGCAATATTGGATTTCTTTGTGCCCGAAGGTGAAGCAGGGATGTGGGAACTCCTTAATGTAAATACCATTTTCTCATACAATAGCGGCAGACCATATACTCCGGTTGATCAATGGGATATTTTAGGAGATAATGGACTAGTAGCTGATAATACAGGTTATATAAATTCAGCCTACGCTCCGGGCAGTTTCAGAATTGATTTGAAAATTGAAAAAGGTTTCCCGATTGGAAACTTATACATTACACCTTATGTATGGATTGAAAATCTTCTTGACGCAGATAATATTGTCAACGTATGGAGATCAACAGGAGATCCCTATACAACTGGCTGGTTAAGTGACCCGGATGCTCAGGGTACCATTCAACAGCAAGGTGAAGGTTATGTTAAAGATTATGAATTCTTAGAAAGAGATCCGAGTAATTTTGGAATACCAAGACTTATTAAACTCGGTCTCAAGTTAAATTTTGGTAGAATAACTTTCTAA
- a CDS encoding PorV/PorQ family protein, which yields MKKIILILILIATSIYAGDVARKGTTGAEQLLIPVGARGIATGGAFLANITGLESIYYNPAGLDINPQTEAMFSYVSYLADINISYFAIGTSLGDIGSIGFDLKTLDFGDIPITSENFPDGTGETYSPSFITLGFTYSKLLTDRISIGTNLKLISENIQNTNATGFAIDAGVQYRFSEALMIGAAVKNIGSDMSYSGQELSSRTVIPGTIPGASTGSYEIITESFQIPSFFQLSLTYAFQFNEQNNLSVGGAYTANNNFEDIGNLGLEYSFMNNFFLRGGYNFLFENADEYIYGLTFGAGLDYKIGGEVGFVFDYAFRDVKEFPAANHVFTIKLSFQ from the coding sequence ATGAAAAAAATAATACTTATACTAATCTTAATTGCAACTTCAATCTATGCAGGTGACGTTGCAAGAAAAGGTACAACGGGTGCTGAGCAATTATTGATACCCGTAGGTGCTCGTGGAATAGCTACAGGAGGTGCATTCCTGGCTAATATTACAGGGTTAGAATCTATTTATTACAACCCTGCAGGTTTGGATATCAATCCGCAAACAGAAGCAATGTTCAGTTATGTTAGCTATCTTGCTGACATAAATATTTCCTACTTTGCAATTGGTACCAGCCTCGGCGATATCGGATCTATTGGATTTGATTTAAAGACTTTAGACTTTGGTGATATCCCGATAACTAGTGAAAACTTTCCTGATGGAACGGGTGAAACTTACTCACCATCGTTTATAACTTTGGGATTCACTTACTCAAAATTATTAACAGATAGAATATCAATTGGAACAAATCTGAAACTCATCTCTGAGAATATTCAAAACACGAATGCAACAGGTTTTGCAATTGATGCAGGTGTGCAATATCGTTTCTCTGAAGCTTTGATGATTGGTGCGGCTGTTAAAAATATTGGTAGTGATATGAGTTACTCTGGTCAGGAACTTTCTTCCAGAACGGTCATACCGGGGACTATACCCGGAGCTTCTACAGGAAGTTATGAAATCATAACCGAATCTTTCCAGATTCCCAGCTTCTTCCAGCTTAGCTTAACTTATGCATTTCAGTTTAACGAACAGAATAATCTGTCAGTTGGTGGTGCATATACAGCTAACAACAACTTCGAGGATATCGGTAATCTCGGACTTGAATACAGTTTTATGAATAACTTCTTCCTGAGAGGCGGATATAATTTCTTGTTTGAAAATGCTGATGAATACATCTATGGTCTTACTTTTGGTGCCGGTTTGGATTATAAAATCGGTGGTGAAGTCGGATTTGTATTTGATTATGCATTCAGAGATGTGAAAGAATTCCCAGCCGCAAATCATGTATTTACGATAAAACTTAGTTTTCAATAG
- a CDS encoding GWxTD domain-containing protein yields the protein MNRLLLPIFVLTFVVNLYSQNINFEFDYAQFGYDSLSNYVEFYYSFNQVGLTVTNTDTGNYVNGLLDIEIADSTTGNVIVSRRWMVSNEITDSTSYNKSLIGLVGFIIDRGSYIVNVIGSDFNNSLNKKNFSENIIVKPFLNNETSLSDVQLASNIVPNSQNTSSIFYKNTYEVMPLPASVGGEMQPVVFYYLELYNLQSEAAGTELRLDEIILNSKGQLVNFKSKKINKLVDTRVEVGLVKAHKLPTDTYTLRLNLIDSVANYGVSSTKRFFVYNPSVVAMDSLSLTVSPVLSTTFGAMSEEEIDDLFNKSKYVATNPEIDKYKALSTEEAKREFIYNFWKSRDENPSDDRNESYLNYTKRVSESDNKFSAMGKPGWKTDRGRVFIIYGEPSEIERHPNETGTRPYEIWKYENLEGGVYFVFGDLTGFNDYQLIHSTKRGELRDDYWQRRIAVQ from the coding sequence ATGAACAGGTTACTTCTTCCAATATTCGTACTGACATTTGTAGTAAATCTTTATTCCCAGAATATCAATTTTGAGTTTGATTACGCTCAGTTTGGTTATGATTCACTATCAAATTATGTCGAATTTTATTATTCATTTAATCAGGTTGGATTGACTGTCACAAATACAGATACTGGTAATTATGTAAATGGACTTTTAGATATTGAAATAGCTGACTCGACAACGGGAAATGTAATTGTAAGCCGACGCTGGATGGTATCAAATGAAATCACTGATTCAACAAGTTATAATAAGAGCCTTATTGGTCTGGTTGGTTTTATAATTGATCGTGGCTCATACATAGTAAATGTAATTGGGAGTGATTTTAACAATAGCTTAAATAAAAAAAATTTTTCAGAAAATATTATTGTAAAGCCTTTTCTTAATAATGAAACATCATTAAGTGACGTTCAGCTTGCTTCCAATATTGTTCCTAATTCACAAAATACATCTTCAATATTTTACAAGAATACTTATGAGGTAATGCCATTGCCAGCCAGCGTTGGAGGGGAAATGCAGCCAGTTGTATTTTATTATCTCGAGCTATATAATCTGCAGTCCGAGGCAGCCGGAACAGAATTAAGGCTGGATGAGATAATTTTAAATAGTAAAGGTCAACTTGTAAACTTCAAATCGAAAAAAATAAATAAGTTAGTAGATACAAGAGTTGAGGTTGGATTAGTTAAAGCTCATAAACTTCCGACTGATACTTATACACTTCGGCTCAATTTAATTGATAGTGTTGCTAATTACGGCGTATCATCAACAAAAAGATTTTTTGTTTACAATCCATCTGTTGTAGCAATGGATTCACTTTCACTCACGGTTTCGCCAGTGCTTAGCACTACATTTGGAGCTATGTCAGAAGAAGAAATTGATGATCTTTTTAATAAGTCTAAGTACGTTGCCACAAATCCGGAAATTGACAAATATAAAGCACTGTCAACGGAGGAAGCTAAAAGAGAATTCATTTACAATTTCTGGAAATCCCGTGACGAGAATCCTTCTGATGATAGAAACGAAAGTTATCTCAACTATACAAAAAGAGTAAGCGAAAGTGATAATAAATTTAGTGCAATGGGTAAGCCAGGATGGAAAACGGATAGAGGAAGAGTGTTTATCATTTATGGCGAGCCTTCAGAAATAGAACGACACCCAAATGAAACCGGAACCCGACCTTATGAAATCTGGAAATATGAAAACCTTGAAGGCGGAGTTTATTTTGTATTTGGCGATCTTACCGGGTTTAATGATTATCAACTGATTCATTCCACAAAAAGGGGTGAATTACGCGATGATTACTGGCAGCGACGGATTGCAGTTCAATAG
- a CDS encoding lysophospholipid acyltransferase family protein produces the protein MMKNRIEYILFIFFSRCFKFFGLTLSRKFASILAFTFFYLIPIRKKVVLKNLHIAFPENDIVTNKKLAYKIYLSFAITLVEILYLPYMSKNDIAFAVECSNPELIIEKYKEGKGVILLSSHFGNWEFIAISVAIQLQLPFSVIVKPLRNPLVFEWMNKSRTRFGNEVVQLGISIRKTYQTLKEKKIVAMVADQRGPAEGVKVNFFKRKVAVYTGPAVLAIKTGAPLICGIPIRDKNYKYKTTLVEISVDNLPENYDEKVIELSQRYISYLEKVIRENPEQWLWMHNRWKH, from the coding sequence ATGATGAAGAACAGGATTGAATATATTCTTTTTATTTTTTTTAGTCGCTGCTTTAAGTTTTTCGGGCTGACTCTTTCCAGAAAATTTGCCAGCATTTTAGCATTCACATTTTTTTATCTTATCCCTATTCGAAAAAAGGTTGTGCTGAAAAATCTTCACATTGCGTTTCCTGAAAATGATATCGTAACTAACAAGAAACTGGCGTATAAAATTTATTTAAGCTTTGCTATTACTCTTGTTGAAATTTTGTATCTGCCGTATATGAGTAAGAACGATATTGCATTTGCGGTTGAGTGCAGCAATCCGGAATTAATTATTGAAAAATATAAAGAAGGTAAAGGCGTAATATTACTTTCATCGCATTTCGGTAATTGGGAGTTTATTGCGATCTCTGTTGCAATCCAATTACAACTTCCTTTTTCTGTAATTGTAAAACCACTTCGTAACCCATTGGTTTTTGAATGGATGAATAAATCACGAACCAGGTTTGGCAATGAGGTCGTTCAACTTGGAATATCAATACGAAAAACTTACCAAACTTTAAAAGAAAAGAAAATTGTTGCAATGGTTGCTGACCAAAGAGGACCGGCTGAAGGTGTAAAAGTAAACTTTTTTAAGAGAAAAGTTGCTGTATATACCGGACCTGCTGTACTTGCAATCAAAACTGGTGCACCGTTGATTTGTGGTATTCCAATAAGAGATAAAAATTACAAGTATAAAACTACTTTGGTCGAAATTTCTGTGGACAATCTTCCTGAGAATTATGATGAAAAAGTGATCGAACTTAGTCAAAGATATATTTCCTATCTTGAAAAAGTGATTAGGGAAAATCCAGAACAATGGTTATGGATGCACAACAGGTGGAAACACTAA